A portion of the Halobacillus ihumii genome contains these proteins:
- a CDS encoding GNAT family N-acetyltransferase: protein MKQSNYSNIKELYQNKKVREFLGGVRKEDSIHEILNEMLKSDDGSWYWIIKDKKLNGFIGLVSLTPHHNGEDIEVSYQLLPKWWRNGYATEVVSEVMNFAFEKLKVRSVVAETQTANLASRKLLEKLEMQLVNTFRRFGAEQSFYTLDRDS from the coding sequence ATAAAGCAATCGAACTATTCAAATATTAAAGAGCTATATCAAAACAAAAAGGTAAGAGAGTTTCTTGGAGGCGTCAGAAAAGAAGATTCTATTCACGAAATACTAAATGAAATGCTTAAATCTGATGATGGTTCGTGGTATTGGATAATAAAAGATAAAAAATTAAACGGATTTATAGGCTTGGTATCGCTGACTCCTCATCATAATGGCGAAGATATTGAAGTTTCTTATCAACTTCTTCCGAAATGGTGGAGAAACGGTTACGCCACTGAGGTAGTAAGTGAGGTAATGAATTTTGCCTTTGAAAAATTAAAAGTTAGAAGTGTCGTTGCTGAAACACAGACTGCAAATCTCGCTTCTAGAAAACTCCTAGAAAAGTTAGAAATGCAATTAGTCAATACATTTCGGAGGTTTGGTGCAGAACAATCCTTTTACACTTTAGACAGAGATTCATAA
- a CDS encoding CPBP family intramembrane glutamic endopeptidase: MDKSYSSGAEKTTGLVLGSLSLALTGSIVFWYLGNPTQFIEQRLGVNSEAFNSVIVWLSAFIIAIGYIMYTVKAIPFVREHLFTFSWLKVIGIWAAFASSIVEEILFRQVLMDWLMSLNYGIIVQVVASALIFGLAHGAWVLLRGEFKIALPVILSTTILGGLLAILYLIADRNLLAPIVAHIIINLFIEPWLILSAVTGSWDKEKKEDKLVK; the protein is encoded by the coding sequence ATGGACAAAAGTTATTCCTCGGGAGCAGAGAAAACAACTGGGTTGGTATTAGGAAGTTTATCCCTTGCGTTAACTGGTAGTATTGTTTTTTGGTATTTAGGAAATCCAACACAGTTTATAGAGCAGCGCTTGGGAGTAAACTCTGAGGCTTTTAATAGTGTAATTGTTTGGTTATCTGCTTTCATCATTGCAATCGGATATATCATGTACACTGTAAAAGCCATTCCTTTTGTAAGAGAACATTTATTTACCTTTTCATGGCTTAAAGTAATTGGTATATGGGCGGCATTTGCATCGAGTATTGTGGAAGAAATCTTATTTAGACAAGTATTGATGGATTGGCTAATGAGCTTAAATTATGGAATCATTGTACAAGTAGTAGCTTCAGCTCTTATTTTTGGCTTAGCGCATGGTGCCTGGGTTCTTCTTAGAGGTGAGTTTAAAATTGCTCTACCAGTGATTCTGTCCACCACCATACTTGGCGGCTTACTTGCTATTTTATATTTGATAGCCGATCGAAATTTATTAGCACCCATTGTGGCTCATATCATAATTAACTTATTTATCGAGCCGTGGCTTATTCTTTCCGCAGTTACAGGTAGTTGGGATAAAGAGAAGAAAGAAGATAAATTAGTTAAATAG
- a CDS encoding NUDIX hydrolase encodes MPLVVSVAGCLIIDKQNRILLQHRTDNNLWSHPGGAVELGESVEEAVEREVYEETNLKIQHIELFNIYSGESQHYIYPNGDEVYFLNVIYVCRDFIGVPISNDNESKEVKFWDIDNLPQMTPSNRKILNDFKSYLGK; translated from the coding sequence ATGCCTTTAGTTGTAAGTGTAGCAGGATGCTTAATAATTGATAAACAAAACCGGATTTTGTTACAACACCGAACAGACAATAATTTGTGGTCGCATCCTGGAGGTGCTGTAGAACTTGGTGAATCAGTAGAAGAAGCCGTTGAAAGAGAGGTTTACGAAGAAACTAATCTAAAGATACAACATATTGAATTATTCAATATCTATTCTGGGGAATCGCAGCATTATATTTATCCTAATGGCGATGAAGTTTACTTTCTAAATGTCATTTATGTGTGTAGAGATTTTATTGGTGTTCCAATTTCAAATGATAATGAGAGTAAGGAAGTGAAATTTTGGGATATAGATAATTTACCACAGATGACGCCTTCTAACAGAAAGATCTTAAATGATTTTAAATCGTACTTGGGCAAATAG